One window of Thermodesulfovibrio aggregans genomic DNA carries:
- a CDS encoding L-lactate permease, with amino-acid sequence MDFLLSIFPILVVLIGMLVFYRSGSFVSVIGWILAVIVAVYYFKTPLNVVLGATLTGVIKAFGISLAVVFTMFLIFLMRETGALKKIIEYVKGIASNKEEQTLFIGMGFGSLSTSLGMVTPAMFPPIFLLLGFSPIAAIGVSILCYDPLTSFALFTIPLTLPSKVAMAFGIKPPGIDSLNEFIWDYTFKVTVLLPVISIIFAFLMLKVVGGKEAIKKNWKAALISGLVLSGSALVIAGFRILPVEIIGIISGLLTMITVYFIYKKHNNKATIPFNKEIFKACLPFILLVIISLIVNIPSIKMNLENMLGQTEVIRVIADKKEDLNILGNVWFWIMVVSFISIFILKPTGKQLKNVFKLWITRIWGPFLAYSLFFAVAFIMAWSAMEVVNGKLVPSQYFAQYNMDRIIGITLANVFGPAYPFIAPFLGLFGAFVGGSETASNVLFAKIQWEATLSTVGANAFMWIYAAHAVGGGIASAITPSKITNAAATIGVGGKEEAQFIKAVLVPVLLMCAITGLMVMIIVYL; translated from the coding sequence ATGGACTTTTTATTATCTATTTTTCCAATTCTCGTTGTTTTAATAGGTATGCTTGTTTTTTATCGTTCAGGAAGTTTCGTTTCTGTGATAGGATGGATTCTTGCAGTAATTGTAGCAGTTTACTACTTTAAAACTCCATTGAATGTCGTATTAGGAGCTACATTAACAGGAGTTATTAAAGCATTTGGTATCTCGCTCGCTGTTGTTTTTACGATGTTTTTGATATTTTTAATGAGAGAAACAGGAGCATTAAAGAAAATTATTGAGTATGTAAAAGGAATTGCAAGTAATAAAGAAGAGCAAACTCTTTTTATCGGAATGGGATTTGGTTCATTAAGTACATCTCTTGGTATGGTAACTCCTGCGATGTTTCCACCAATTTTTCTATTGCTGGGTTTTTCTCCCATTGCAGCCATTGGTGTAAGCATACTCTGTTATGATCCTCTTACTTCGTTCGCTCTATTTACGATTCCTTTAACACTGCCTTCAAAAGTAGCAATGGCATTTGGTATCAAGCCTCCAGGCATTGATTCTCTTAATGAATTTATATGGGATTATACTTTTAAAGTAACAGTTCTTTTACCTGTTATATCCATAATTTTTGCCTTTTTAATGTTAAAAGTTGTGGGTGGTAAAGAAGCTATAAAGAAAAACTGGAAAGCAGCCCTTATTTCAGGACTTGTTCTATCAGGTTCTGCTTTAGTAATCGCTGGATTCAGAATTCTTCCCGTAGAGATAATAGGAATTATATCAGGATTATTAACAATGATAACAGTTTATTTTATTTATAAAAAACATAACAATAAAGCAACAATCCCTTTTAATAAAGAAATTTTTAAAGCCTGCCTGCCTTTTATTTTGCTTGTAATAATATCTCTCATCGTAAATATTCCATCAATAAAAATGAATCTGGAAAACATGCTTGGACAAACAGAAGTAATCAGAGTTATTGCCGATAAAAAAGAAGACCTTAACATTCTTGGAAATGTCTGGTTCTGGATTATGGTTGTTTCCTTTATTTCAATATTTATACTAAAGCCAACAGGCAAACAACTAAAAAATGTTTTCAAACTCTGGATAACAAGAATCTGGGGACCATTTCTTGCATACTCTCTCTTCTTTGCTGTTGCATTTATTATGGCATGGTCTGCAATGGAGGTTGTAAATGGAAAACTTGTTCCATCCCAGTATTTTGCTCAGTACAACATGGACAGAATTATCGGAATAACTCTTGCTAATGTTTTCGGACCTGCCTATCCATTTATTGCCCCATTTCTTGGTTTGTTTGGAGCATTTGTTGGTGGAAGTGAGACAGCATCAAATGTTCTTTTTGCAAAAATTCAATGGGAAGCAACTCTTTCAACAGTTGGAGCAAATGCCTTTATGTGGATCTATGCAGCCCATGCAGTTGGTGGCGGAATAGCTTCTGCAATAACTCCTTCCAAGATTACAAATGCTGCTGCTACAATTGGTGTTGGAGGAAAAGAGGAAGCACAGTTTATAAAAGCCGTTTTAGTTCCTGTTTTACTCATGTGTGCTATAACAGGTTTGATGGTTATGATAATTGTTTATTTATAG
- a CDS encoding DUF128 domain-containing protein, whose translation MNRTLLAILKILAKENKIIGSKEIAKKLKMYGVNLSERTVRYHLKILDERGLTKVFGKEGRIITEKGRQELESASTVEKVGFIINKIETLSYLSDFDIDSCKGKIIVNLSYIPKNKLKKAFQAMEYVFNSPFVMSNKILFIEEDNNNIVVPDNHVCLGTVCSVALNAILLKHGIPVISRFGGVLEIRDGQPYRFNALISYDGTSLDPLEIFIRGKMTDVSGAIKNGYGRVLASFREIPTVCLEKVKEIYSEMQKKGFQGILMFGQPNQPLLDIPVGIDRIGIIVVGGLNPVAAIEETGIKTYTSAISTLYDYQAMVDFKEISDNLK comes from the coding sequence ATGAATCGCACCCTATTAGCTATTTTAAAAATTCTTGCAAAGGAAAATAAGATAATTGGTTCAAAAGAAATTGCAAAAAAATTAAAAATGTACGGCGTAAATTTGTCAGAAAGAACTGTTAGATATCACCTAAAAATTCTTGATGAAAGAGGACTTACAAAAGTTTTTGGAAAAGAAGGCAGAATTATAACTGAAAAAGGCAGACAGGAACTTGAGTCTGCAAGTACAGTTGAGAAAGTCGGATTTATAATAAACAAAATTGAAACTCTGAGTTATCTCTCTGATTTTGATATAGATTCCTGTAAAGGTAAAATTATTGTAAATCTTAGCTATATTCCAAAAAACAAGCTCAAAAAAGCTTTCCAAGCGATGGAGTATGTTTTTAACTCTCCATTTGTAATGAGCAACAAGATCCTTTTTATTGAAGAAGACAATAACAATATTGTTGTCCCTGATAATCATGTTTGTTTAGGAACAGTATGTAGTGTCGCTTTAAATGCTATTTTATTAAAACATGGAATACCTGTTATTTCAAGATTTGGAGGTGTTCTTGAGATAAGAGATGGACAGCCTTACAGATTTAATGCTCTTATAAGCTACGATGGAACATCACTTGATCCCTTAGAAATATTCATAAGAGGTAAAATGACCGATGTTTCAGGGGCTATCAAAAACGGCTACGGAAGAGTTCTTGCAAGCTTTAGAGAGATTCCAACAGTTTGTTTAGAGAAAGTTAAAGAGATTTACTCAGAAATGCAGAAAAAAGGATTCCAGGGGATTCTCATGTTTGGGCAACCAAATCAGCCTCTACTTGATATTCCTGTTGGAATAGATCGGATTGGTATTATAGTTGTAGGAGGATTAAACCCTGTTGCTGCAATTGAAGAGACCGGAATTAAAACATATACTTCAGCCATTTCCACTCTTTATGATTATCAAGCAATGGTTGATTTTAAAGAAATTAGTGACAACTTGAAATAA